AGGCTGTAGTTGGAAAGAATGGTTAGATACCAGTATCTATTATCAAAATCCTCCAGAGCCGCGCCCAGATATCTCAGGACATTTTAATGGGCGGCCGAAAAATCTGACCATAGCTGGGGGGTCATAGACGTACCATGATTAACAGAAACTAACGGGTTGAGGTGATCTAAATATTATCAACTCTGTTGGCGGAGATGTAGAAAAAGTTCGATGCACGGATAGAGTGGCTCGGTATCGATAAATCACGTGACAACAGACCGCCATAAACTTCGCTCTTGCAACAAGATAACTTCGTATACAGGAAGCCCAGTGGCATACataaaattaaagtaatttattttcttttagaaAGCCAACCCCCAGTTTTATCCCTAACCAGCGATCTTGGAACCCACTTATCAGTGTCAATCGCCATAGAAAACATTGGCACCAGCCACATCACGTGCCTAACCACATCGGGATCCACTGGAATTTCTCGCGGCCTCAAGTTCGGACTGATACAAGAACTGTCCACCACGTCCATTGCGGCATTAGTCTTGTCTTTTCCAACCCGGAAAAGCAAGTGCAGGGTTACAAGGAGGCCAACAATTCTGCAACAGCCACAAATATGTTTTCCCGAACGGCGCTCGCAAGAGCCTTCGCACTGCCATTCGAGCAGTCGGCCCGACCTGTCACCACCACCTTTGGGGCCTGTCTGCGTCAAGCATCAACGACAGCCACGACCTCGCAATCACACCCTGAGCAGCCCTCAGAACCACTAAGCGCATCACCCCGCGCTCAGACCAGCACACCCAGCCAACAACCACCCATCTCCACACCGTCGAATACCATCCCAACCAAACTCCCCGTGGCTCCGACCTTCACCTCCCCGTTAAAAGTGACCAAATCCCTTCTCGAGAAGTTGCCGTACCTGACGACCCAAAAGCCACATTACATCACTGCTCACCTCCATGACAACCCCTACCTTCTCACGGAAGGTGATCACCTCCGTCTCCCTTTCTTGATGCCCAAGGTCAAGCCCGGCGATATCATCCGTTTCAACCGGGCATCTGTTCTGGGATCTCGCGAGTTTACGCTTAAGGGGGCACCATACATCGATGAGCGGCTATTCGAGTGCCGAGTGCGTGTTATGGGAGTTGATTCGGAGCCATTGAGGgtgaaggaaaagacgaaGCGGAGACAGAGACATGTGAGACAGGTGCGCAGCAAGCATCGGTATACCCTGCTGAGGGTGATGGATGTCAAGGTGAAGACTGCGGAGGAATTACTGCAGGAGGGTGCTGTTGTTGTCGAGGATGGGCAGGAGGTGGAAGTCAACGCATAGGTGGGTTCTCCATTCGACGGATACTCGATATGAATaatggaggatgaggagaggTAGCGAAAACACTTGCGTTTGAGTTGGCCACTTCAGGCTACGGCTGGATGGATCACGATGGTCTTTTGGCCTTGTTCTATATCTGTTGATTGGGCATTGAGGCAGCATGTACAGATAGATTTTTTGCACATTGGGTAGTGCATTGTATTGTATTTTATATTGCAATTTGAATGTTTAACTCGAGCCGAGGACTGTCGTTGCGATAGAAGCTGTCCAGCAGTAAGTAGTTTACTATACGTTTCTAGCACCTGTCGCTCCACATTATGAACTAAGGACATCAATTAATCATTACTAGGTCTGACGATAACACAATAATATACAAATCTTATACAACCTAACATCATATGTGCAGCCCAAAAAACCAAAGGATATCACATTACTGCGCGCTCAAAATCTCGTCTGCGATTTTCTCTGCAAGAGCGTACACCACCGACTGAGGGTGTCCTGGCggtagaaaaggaaagcTACTTGCATCGACGACACGCAGACCTTGTACACCGTATACCCGGGCATTACTATCCAGAACTGCCATGGGATCCTCCTTTTGGCCCATCTTGCAGGTGCTCGAGGCATGGTAGACAGTCGTTGAAGTGTGGCTGATGAACTCGCGAATTTGCTCATCCGTCGTGACATTGGTCCCGGGGTAGTACTCTACCGGATCGGCAACCCCTAATTCAGCGAGCTTCTCCCATACCTGACGACCGCGTTTAAACCCCTGGATGGCTAGCTCCATGTCCGTGGGATTCACGTACCACTGGGGATCAACGACGGGCAGGGTTTTCATATCTGGTCCTGCCAGGGAGACTGTTCCGCGAGATTGCGGTGCGACAAGAGCTGTGGCGATAGTGCCGTAGTTATAACCGTCTGCGGGATCGACAGTCTGCCTGTTGGTGCCGTCGCCAAGGTAAGCAGCGACG
This Aspergillus flavus chromosome 1, complete sequence DNA region includes the following protein-coding sequences:
- a CDS encoding mitochondrial 54S ribosomal protein bL21m — encoded protein: MFSRTALARAFALPFEQSARPVTTTFGACLRQASTTATTSQSHPEQPSEPLSASPRAQTSTPSQQPPISTPSNTIPTKLPVAPTFTSPLKVTKSLLEKLPYLTTQKPHYITAHLHDNPYLLTEGDHLRLPFLMPKVKPGDIIRFNRASVLGSREFTLKGAPYIDERLFECRVRVMGVDSEPLRVKEKTKRRQRHVRQVRSKHRYTLLRVMDVKVKTAEELLQEGAVVVEDGQEVEVNA